Proteins encoded within one genomic window of Besnoitia besnoiti strain Bb-Ger1 chromosome II, whole genome shotgun sequence:
- a CDS encoding perforin-like protein PLP1 (encoded by transcript BESB_037970), with product MAVLPRDSLPREGESWRLRPVHLAAVFACLLLLPQHVLGVARRHAPALSGDLWLPSGPVFSGGGGAPVDERHVVGESQEADFSDSPAFSEASADVLPRSAALGAGVDPSVEDARRTLKQWKSIGRSVPVDDLPEATTGGERKEATSAAAPVDSHGQANAARRPTVPSTDSSTEDELGHAQPFVPTKVDLESTATESADSPPAPVRRRRKTPSRPRQLKAGQGSAAAAAAEPWAGVTGDEAMQPGMQELRAQATRHPHDVAKGTASDASLVELREDWSAYETVRKHHLGHATPFVPASSPDYGETPPSAAPPVKTGGSVRGRAGSRKPPVPKAPGSRRKGHASGHEAPHVAGAAQSGMDADASRPGESAEASDSVGPDRETASMLQTQQSTSSGTQTQAPRGGHDGSSEAFEADDIELSLDDIELSLDDIDFGEEGEETVASLADSGNEEAEHPAASSAESFDSDFEFGDDDDVDYGSFTTAPVGPSSAVGGGASPAPTRSSAKRLPSSNRQQPAAPKEPSAPPPSAPRRTREAQAAGARPAAAAKHVSPKQPEASKPSPAAAKARTSGSPRRAMIQQQPRAQAVSFHTGSHKNESPSPGGGTGDDEFDIDVDDLDLDDLDLDDLDLEIDSGDLSAAGASPPTPKTKAPPKKAPKTGNQPRQPQRSKGHLATPAAEAASEDISIDLDDDIDDAVIGSSDEQADDDAQGSSQALAEATAIDSGELDLSSEDGSGLEGDGDFDFDASDEGGLGSSGGGLEDALGGALQGKVKIPGTGIDLNKISKETKKRLGKARSFKDFGKGMGDARFQQEVAGQRLSAPDVKWEHRQPMQIREDTDVYKQAHDTAPSLDFLGSGYDMLKGNPLGDPETSMDPGFRSPVVRFHWTHGPYGVTNDLNLLQPVGGFVRPFVSCRQSESVDEISTMSDYQAELTADASAGGGGYFVSFSASTGYRDMAQNVAKDNERSFFMKTYCFRYEAGLSDSPAITWNTTYGFQHTLMDLPVNFRGLDNNSTCMPFIYKTTPLSTDCQEMGVTKWMSFFDRYGTHVTTNLKLGGKMIHEIKVKSADVDALKDSGISVAAEVSASFMGFSASAKASSSSSTSQRDASSKLKKTVTTRVIGGRPPKDPTDPSSIVLWSKTVEDLPMPIQMELRPLEHFLPHQFREAYRKAAIYYGRAFGMSPTDLDGMGSDSVSLADRLQSGHSVVWGGTAPGYLQCPGKEVIIAGFSILFNFRDMEADPNDYHMQICRPGLRKCEGASTTGNSGDDARMWAICGPSSMTSIRQFIVEGLVKNDDPEATLELRCPQGTEVAWGLKLAVGYGPGGAAHSYIGHCNSGRSTCTMDPRPEASRRHARRFIYAACIESGYPGVREIQAISNNGDIGYANKGLPNSDGNVVLNCGDGNELLLGWTIENHTREEQVRPKFLTCPPGKQICTMKGAGIDDAPLVGGQRKFRDTHALLGYGLCIPSKRFNPHPEEKAAPLRHIPAGGR from the exons aTGGCGGTGCTCCCGCGGGATTCACtcccgcgcgagggcgagtcCTGGCGACTGCGTCCAGTGCATCTCGCGGCTGTTTTCGcgtgccttcttcttctcccgcagcatgtcctcggcgtcgcgcggcgccacgcgcctgcgctctctGGTGACCTGTGGTTGCCCAGCGGCCCTGTgttcagcggcggcggcggcgcgccggtggACGAGCGCCACGTCGTCGGCGAGAGTCAGGAGGCAGACTTCAGCGACTCGCCTGCGTTCAGTGAAGCCTCTGCAGATGTGCTCCCCCGAAGCGCCGCGTTGGGCGCGGGAGTGGACCCCTCtgtggaggacgcgcgccgcacgctgAAACAGTGGAAGTCAATCGGCCGGTCGGTGCCAGTCGACGATCTGCCGGAGGCGACTacgggaggcgagcggaaagAGGCaacgtccgcggcggctcccgTAGACAGCCACGGGCAAGCGAatgccgcgcgccgaccgACAGTCCCCTCCACTGATTCCTCGACAGAAGACGAGCTGGGGCACGCGCAACCGTTCGTGCCTACGAAAGTCGACCTGGAgtcgacggcgacggagTCAGCTGACTCGCCGCCCGCTcccgtgcggcggcgccgaaagaCCCCAAGCAGGCCTCGTCAACTCAAGGCGGGACAAGgttccgcagctgctgcagctgcggaaCCTTGGGCGGGGGTGACTGGGGACGAGGCGATGCAGCCCGGCATGCAGGAGCTGCGTGCGCAAGCTACCCGTCATCCGCATGACGTGGCGAAGGGCACAGCCTCTGACGCGAGCTTGGTAGAGCTGCGTGAAGACTGGAGCGCATACGAGACCGTGCGCAAGCACCACCTAGGGCACGCGACTCCTTTCGTGCCCGCAAGCTCCCCGGACTACGGAGAAAcgcctccttccgccgcccctccGGTGAAAACTGGGGGGTCAGTCCGCGGCAGAGCCGGCAGCCGCAAGCCGCCGGTGCCCAAGGCGCCAGGCAGCAGAAGAAAAGGGCACGCGAGTGGGCACGAAGCGCCGCACGTGGCCGGGGCGGCGCAATCGGGAATGGATGCTGACGCTTCCAGGCCAGGCGAGTCTGCCGAGGCTTCGGATTCAGTGGGGCCCGATCGTGAGACTGCCTCAATGCTACAGACCCAACAATCGACCTCCAGCGGAACGCAGACCCAGGCACCGCGCGGCGGTCATGACGGTTCCTCCGAGGCTTTCGAGGCCGACGACATCGAGTTGTCGTTAGACGACATCGAGTTGTCGTTAGACGACATCGACTtcggagaggagggagaggagaccgTGGCCTCTCTAGCGGACAGCGgcaacgaggaggcggagcaCCCAGCCGCTTCGAGTGCAGAGAGCTTCGACTCCGACTTCGAGTTTGGCGATGACGACGACGTGGACTATGGAAGCTTCACGACAGCACCTGTAGGGCCTTCGTCCGCCGTTGGCgggggcgcgtcgcccgcacccacgcgctcgtcggcgaagcggctgccCAGCTCCAATCGCCAGCAGCCAGCAGCCCCCAAGGAGCCCagcgctccccccccctctgcaCCGCGGCGAAcacgagaggcgcaggcagccggGGCTcgacccgcggccgccgcaaaACACGTTTCCCCGAAACAGCCAGAGGCCTCTAAGCCCAGcccagccgcggcgaaggcgcggactTCGGGTTCCCCGCGCAGGGCCATGATCCAGCAGCAACCGCGTGCGCAAGCTGTCTCCTTTCACACTGGATCGCACAAAAACGAGTCCCCTTCCCCAGGAGGAGGgacgggcgacgacgagttCGACATCGACGTAGACGACCTCGACCTCGACGACCTCGACCTCGACGACCTCGACCTCGAGATAGACAGCGGTGACCTCTCAGCTGCtggggcgtctccgcccacACCGAAAACGAAGGCGCCTCCGAAAAAAGCCCCTAAAACTGGAAACCAGCCGCGTCAGCCGCAGCGTTCAAAAGGGCATCTCGCGAccccagcggcggaggcggcctccgAGGACATTTCCATCGACCTCGATGACGATATCGACGACGCGGTGATCGGGTCTTCAGACGAACAGGCAGACGATGACGCTCAAGGCTCCTCTCAGGCTCTGGCCGAAGCGACTGCGATAGACAGCGGCGAGCTTGACCTGTCTTCCGAAGATGGTAGCGGGCTAGAGGGCGACGGTGACTTCGACTtcgacgcgagcgacgaaggcgggCTCGGGTCTAGCGGTGGCGGCCTGGAAGACGCGCTCGGCGGTGCCCTCCAAGGAAAAGTGAAGATTCCGGGTACGGGCATCGACCTCAACAAAATTTCAAAAGAG ACGAAAAAACGACTTGGGAAAGCTCGCTCATTCAAGGACTTCGGCAAAGGGATGGGGGATGCTCGCTTCCAGCAAG AAGTTGCAGGACAACGCCTGTCCGCGCCCGACGTCAAATGGGAGCACCGGCAGCCGATGCAGATCCGCGAGGATACCGACGTCTACAAGCAGGCGCACGACACGGCGCCCTCTCTCG ACTTCCTCGGATCAGGATACGACATGCTCAAAGGAAACCCTCTGGGTGACCCCGAGACTTCTATGGATCCAG GTTTTCGAAGCCCTGTCGTTCGCTTCCACTGGACCCACGGGCCATATGGCGTCACAAACGACCTGAACCTCCTGCAGCCTGTCGGCGGTTTCGTCCGCCCGTTTGTTTCCTGTCGGCAATCAGAGTCG GTCGATGAAATTTCCACGATGTCAGACTACCAAGCAGAACTCACCGCGGATGCGTcggctggaggcggcgggtaCTTTGTATCTTTTTCCGCGTCGACCGGCTACCGCGACATGGCGCAGAACGTCGCAAAGGACAACGAACGAAGCTTCTTCATGAAGACGTACTGCTTCCGCTATGAAGCCGGCCTGTCGGATTCTCCTGCGATAACTTG GAACACGACCTACGGCTTCCAGCATACGCTCATGGACCTGCCAGTTAACTTCCGCGGCCTGGATAACAACAGCACGTGTATGCCGTTCATTTACAAGACGACGCCCCTGAGCACCGACTGTCAGGAGATGGGCGTGACTAAGTGGATGAGTTTCTTCGACCGATACGGGACACACGTGACGACGAACTTGAAGCTGG GCGGAAAGATGATTCACGAGATCAAAGTGAAGTCTGCTGACGTCGATGCGTTGAAGGACTCCGGGATCTCGGTCGCTGCCGAAGTGTCTGCGTCCTTCATGGGCTTCTCCGCCAGTGCcaaggcgagcagcagcagctcgacaAGCCAGCGCGACGCCTCAAGCAAACTGAAAAAAACTGTCACCACAAGGGTCATTGGCGGTCGGCCTCCAAAAGATCCCACAGACCCCTCCTCCATTGTCCTGTGGTCCAAGACGGTGGAAGATCTCCCAATGCCG ATTCAGATGGAGCTGCGACCTCTAGAGCACTTCCTGCCGCACCAGTTCCGGGAGGCCTACAGAAAGGCAGCGATCTACTACGGACGGGCCTTTGGCATGAGCCCGACAGACCTCGATGGAATGGGCAGCGACAGCGTGTCCCTCGCAGACAGA CTGCAGAGCGGCCATTCTGTCGTATGGGGCGGCACAGCACCTGGTTACCTGCAGTGCCCTGGAAAAGAAGTGATTATCGCGGGTTTCTCGATTCTCTTCAACTTCAGAGACATGGAAGCAGATCCGAATGACTACCACATGCAGATCTGCAGACCCGGACT GCGAAAATGCGAAGGAGCTTCGACGACGGGCAATTCGGGAGATGATGCTCGCATGTGGGCGATCTGTGGACCGAGTTCCATGACGTCTATTCGGCAGTTCATCGTCGAGGGTCTCGTCAAGAACGACGACCCCGAA GCTACTTTGGAGCTGCGCTGTCCGCAAGGAACAGAGGTCGCTTGGGGTCTGAAGCTGGCTGTGGGCTACGGGCCCGGTGGTGCAGCTCACTCGTATATCGGGCACTGTAACTCAG GTCGATCGACCTGCACGATGGATCCCCGTCCTGAAGCCAGTCGGAGACACGCACGAAGGTTCATATACGCAGCTTGCATAGAGTCGGGTTATCCTGGCGTGCGGGAAATTCAAGCAATCAGTAACAATGGAGACATAGGCTACGCTAACAAGGGTCTCCCTAACAGCGATGGCAATGTCGTCCTCAACTGCGGAGATGGGAATGAGTTGCTCCTTG GGTGGACGATAGAAAATCATACGCGCGAAGAGCAGGTCCGCCCAAAATTCCTAACTTGCCCGCCCGGCAAGCAGATCTGTACGATGAAAGGAGCGGGCATCGACGATGCGCCCCTTGTTGGGGGACAGCGGAAATTCCGAGATACCCATGCACTTCTAGGGTATGGCCTGTGCATCCCTTCTAAAAGATTTAACCCGCATCCGGAAGAGAAGGCAGCTCCTTTGAGGCATATCCCCGCTGGGGGGAGATGA